The following are from one region of the Bradyrhizobium septentrionale genome:
- a CDS encoding DUF1330 domain-containing protein yields MTPTSKFACVTSAAVSLGFLALSGLHAQGTASAPAYVVNEVDVTDQAGFATYAKRQGELIDKFGGRFLARGGKAEAVAGTPLPHRITIYLFDSLAKAQAWHDAPEQAELAAIRDKASNFRSFIVEGCSACKPPAS; encoded by the coding sequence ATGACACCGACTTCGAAATTCGCGTGCGTCACTTCCGCGGCCGTGAGCCTCGGCTTCCTCGCGTTGTCCGGCCTGCACGCACAAGGCACGGCTTCTGCGCCCGCCTATGTCGTCAACGAGGTCGACGTGACCGATCAGGCGGGCTTTGCCACTTACGCCAAGCGGCAGGGCGAACTGATCGACAAATTCGGCGGCCGCTTCCTAGCGCGCGGCGGGAAGGCCGAAGCCGTCGCCGGAACTCCGCTGCCGCATCGTATTACGATCTATCTCTTCGACAGCCTGGCGAAGGCGCAGGCTTGGCACGATGCGCCTGAGCAAGCGGAGCTCGCGGCGATCCGCGACAAAGCCTCGAACTTCCGGTCCTTCATTGTCGAGGGCTGCTCGGCCTGCAAGCCGCCGGCCAGCTGA
- a CDS encoding LysR family transcriptional regulator, with protein MVGKLTDWEQRIGRRLRLRDLHVLASVTKLGSMAKAAAELRLTQPAISQAIADLEAALGVRLLDRSPRGVSPTAYGEALLRRGTEAFDALAQGIKDIEFLSDPGKGEVWVGTSESYISGGLLSAVIAGLAEQYPRIVIHVLEANTAAMEFRELRERKVDMMLGRISGPVRDDDLKVDVLYDEPIVVAAGTNHRLARRRQLTLGDLTDESWILAPPGTAVRDLVSGAFSAQGLPVPRLGVTTYSMQLRMQLMATGQYLTPVPASLLQFNAERWSLTGLPVSLGKPLPVAIVTLKRRLLHPAAQLLIEQARKATASASKAGTTKRATRG; from the coding sequence ATGGTTGGGAAACTCACGGATTGGGAACAGCGTATCGGCCGCCGGCTTCGGCTGCGCGACCTGCATGTGCTGGCGTCGGTCACCAAGCTTGGCAGCATGGCGAAGGCGGCTGCGGAGCTTCGGCTCACCCAGCCGGCGATCTCGCAGGCCATCGCGGATCTCGAAGCCGCGCTCGGTGTCCGCTTGCTCGACCGTTCACCGCGCGGTGTGTCGCCGACCGCCTATGGCGAGGCGCTGCTCCGGCGCGGCACCGAGGCGTTCGACGCGCTGGCGCAGGGCATCAAGGATATCGAGTTTCTGTCCGATCCCGGCAAGGGCGAGGTATGGGTCGGAACGTCGGAATCCTATATCTCCGGCGGGCTTCTTTCGGCCGTCATTGCCGGACTCGCCGAGCAGTATCCGCGCATTGTCATTCACGTCCTCGAGGCGAATACGGCTGCGATGGAATTTCGCGAGTTGCGCGAGCGCAAGGTCGACATGATGCTTGGTCGTATCTCCGGCCCGGTGCGCGACGACGATCTGAAGGTCGACGTTCTCTATGACGAGCCAATCGTGGTTGCCGCCGGCACGAACCATCGTCTCGCCCGGCGCAGGCAGCTCACCCTCGGGGATCTGACCGATGAATCCTGGATTCTTGCGCCGCCGGGTACGGCGGTGCGCGACCTCGTGAGCGGCGCGTTCAGCGCGCAGGGACTTCCGGTGCCGCGATTGGGCGTCACGACCTATTCGATGCAGTTGCGCATGCAGCTGATGGCGACCGGTCAGTATCTTACACCGGTGCCGGCTTCATTGCTGCAGTTCAATGCCGAACGCTGGTCACTAACGGGCTTGCCGGTGTCGCTCGGAAAGCCCTTGCCGGTCGCCATTGTCACGCTGAAGCGCCGGTTGCTTCATCCGGCGGCGCAGCTGCTGATCGAGCAGGCGCGGAAGGCGACGGCTTCGGCTTCGAAGGCCGGCACGACAAAACGTGCCACGCGAGGCTAG